The Vibrio toranzoniae sequence ATACGAGTCAGGCTATTTGCTATATTTATCACATAGTTAATCAAGCAACAACTCGGCTATGTTTTATCGATTCAATTAGTTAAAGTTAAAATTTAGCTAAAAGTGTGTACTATTTTTTTGTATTTTCGTCTAAAACTAAATACTAACGCTGTAAGTTATATTTACGCATTTTTTCAACCAGAGTGGTTCTTCGCATTCCAAGCATGTCCGCAGCACGAGCAACGATCCCCCCCTGAGCCTCCAAGGCTTGACTAATCATGTTCACTTCCATATCCGCGAGCAGCTCTTTCAGATTAACCCCTTCAGCGGGTAACTCTTGGGGCGCATTCGCATTGTCGGCAATATCATCTTGCTGATCAAAACTGAAATCTTCGGAAAACAAGTCCGCCAATGCATCACGCTCTTGTTCTTCTTCAGAGGTAAAGCTATTAAATTCAGGTTGGAACTCAGGAATATCGCTGTATCTGTACTTCGTTGGAAGATGATTAACGTCGACCAGACTATTCGGATAGAGGATCAACATTCGTTCAATGAGGTTAGCAAGTTCACGAACATTACCCGGCCAATCATGTTCCATCAAAGAATTGATGGCGCGCGGCGTAAAGCAAATAGGCATGCTACCTTCCGCTTCCATTCTGGTCATTAGCTCTTGAAGCAACAGTGGAATATCTTCTTTACGATCTTGAAGTGCCGGCATTTCAATCGGGAAGACATTTAAGCGGTAGTAAAGGTCCTCACGGAAAGATTCATCGTCGATCATATCTTCGAGGTTGCGGTGTGTGGCTGCTATCACGCGGACATTAGCTTGAATGGTAGTGTTACCACCTACACGTTCAAAACAACGCTCTTGCAAAACACGCAGCAGTTTAACTTGCATCGCCATTGGCATATCACCAATTTCATCAAGGAACAGCGTGCCACCTTCAGCTAACTCAAAGCGACCTTTACGTGCGGTAATTGCGCCGGTAAACGCCCCTTTCTCGTGGCCAAATAGTTCACTTTCGAGCAAATCTGCTGGAATCGCGCCACAATTCACTGGCACAAACGGTCCAGTACGACGCTTAGAATGGTAGTGAATATTACGCGCGACCACTTCTTTGCCCGTACCCGATTCGCCAAGAATCAATACGTTCGCTTCCGTAGAAGAGACTTGTTCAATTAAGTGACGTACTTCTTGAATGCCCGAACTCTGCCCCACGAGGCTACGAAACAGCGTGTTCTTACGTGCCGAAGACACAACTTGCCCCCCTTTTCGGCCTAAGAAGTCTTTACAGTGCCTTAATGCATCACTTAATTGAGGGTAATTGAGAGGAAGCTCGAGTTCGCCAACGAAGTTAGTTAGCTCATCAACCGAGTAATTGTTTTTGCTAATCACAAGTAAAGGAATGTGATTGGCGTGAACAAGCTGTTCATTCAATAATATGTTGAAGCCTTTACCTTTAATTGAGCCGATAATGCAGCCTGCCCACGGTAATGACCAGTCAACTTTGCGCGCTTGTTCAGAGCTGATAACTTCGCAGCTCTCTCCTACAAACTCTAATATTGTGCTTAAATTGTGACGATCTTGAGCGTTATCGTCGACGACAAGCAGTTTTGCCAAACCTTGCATAAGTAGGAATTATTGCCTTTATTTTGGTGCGATGCGGAAAAACGGTGAGCAACGTAATCGATAAAAACAGAAAAAAACATCAATGATTATGTTTACGTGAACAAATTAAGGAAATCAGCAACGAAAAAAGCCATTAGGCTATCTAATGGCTTCTATTTTATTTGATTAAAAAAATAAGGCAACCAACCAATTAAAGGATATGAGATTGGTTCAAACTGCAATTTTTCGTTAAATACCTACCTCAGTAGAGGTCAAGTTGTGATATTCATTCGGAATTTGGTCCCAAGCGCTCTTAATTTCACGGATAATACCAACAACATCATCAATAGGCTGTGGATCATTTTTGTGATTTGCCGCAGAAATTTGCGTGATCATGAACTCATAAAGTTGATCTAGGTTTTTCGCTATATCGCCGCCGTCATCCATAGACAGGCAACTACGTAGGCTAATAATGATATCTAAAGCTTTACCAAGTCGCTCACCTTTCACTGGGATATTACCCGCCTGCATTGCCGCCTTGCCTTGGATCAAGCGCTCAATAGCACCTGCCATTAACATTTGCACAATTTTATGCGGTGAAGCAGCCGTTAGCTGACTATCCACTGATACCTTTTTATATGCCTGTAAAGAACCGCGCATAGTAAACCTCTTCTATAAAAACTTTTTGTATTGTTGAACTGATTTAGCACCGTGACGATATTTGTGTAGGTTTTTACCTATTCGATTCGTCTCAGACTGCATCAATTCGACCAATTTTCTGGTTCTGGTAATGGCTTCAAACCATTCAGAACTTTGCTTAACGTCGGGGTGTGAGTCGATTAATTGAAACACGTTTTGCAATAACTGATCTCTGTTATCGACAAGCTGTGTTATTTCTTCAGCATTAATTTCACTTAATTCGAGCTTAGAGATAATTAGTTGATCTAGTTCACAAAGCTCTTGAAGTTGTCCATTCATCTACTAGCCCAACGCATTCATCATACTGCCCAGCTGAGATTGCATTTTACTGGTCGCATCTTGCATCGCAGTGAACTTAGAGTGAGTGCGGTTCTCTAGGCTATCCATGCGACGGTCGAGCGCGCTTTGGTCATCCGCTAGGCGGTAATTTTGCTCAACTAAGCTCTTTTCTCTCGTACGAATTGAGCCAGTGACACCAGTGATGCCTTGAATCGCATCTTCGACCTTTTTAGCGAAACCGTTGTTGCCCCCGAAGAACTCACCCAACTTATCAAAATTATTATTAAGTTGACGATCAAGCATGTCGTAGTTGATCTCTAACGAGCCTTGTCTTGTAGTCGTGATACCAAATTCAGTCAAAGACTTAAGGTTATCGGGTGCACCTTCAATACTTGATGAGAACACACCTTTAAGACGCGAATCGGCGTTACGAACCGTACTGTCGCCAGAAAGAGGGCCTTTTTGCCCAGTCGTTGGGTCAACGCCCGCCAAGTTTTTAGACACTTGGTAAAACTGATTGTAAGAATTAACAAAAGCTTCAATGTCTTGGCGAACACTATTACGGTCGTACTCCACACCAATTTCTGCTGGCGGCTTATCTTTTGGTGTTTTTCCTTTTACCGTAATATCGATCCCTTCCACGGCATCTTCAATCACATTGTTGTTACTAGAGAGCTGAGCAACGCCATCCAAAACCACCATTGAGTCTTGTCCAGCTTGAACTTCAGCCATACCACTGTAGGCATCAAAAGCCTGTTGAGCCTGAACCAAGTCAGCTTGTGCTTTATCGACCTTCTCTAAATGCTCACGCTCTTCCGGTTCTAATTTGGCACGTTCAATCTTTTTAGCTTGTTCAGCCGTCAATTCGCCTTTTTGAACTTTCTCAGCCAGATCCGCTTTTTCTTGTGAAATTTTTTCTTCGATACGCGCTTGTTCAGCCTCAAGCTTTTGTTGGGCTTCTTTTGGCGTCACGTAGGAATCGGTCAGCGTACCTGATGCGGCATTGGACCACCCCGGCACATCGGGTGCCTTCTCTATCGCCTTTTCATCAAGCTCAAGTTCGGGTGTGTAATAAGAGTCCAATAACGTACCAGAGGCCGTTTCCGTCCAGCCTGGAATATTATCTTCAGGCATCACCGATTTTGCAGCCTGAGCAGCGTCTAGCGCTGCTTGACCATCGGCTGCGGCCTGCTCGCCGTAACTAAGACTAACACTCTGAGCAGAATTACCCTTTCCACCTTCTTGTGGCGGAATCTGATTGCCGTCAGCATCAAGTGAAGACTTATCAGCCTCACTAAAGGGGTCTAAGGCTGCAACTTCTTGCCCTGGTGCAGGCTTAGAAAGGATCTCTTGAGCAGAAAGACGAGCTTTCTCCAACGTTTTAACACGCTCTTCAAGAGTCTTGTATTCGAGTTTTTTAAGAGGATTGGCAGTATCAGATTCAACATTTATGCTGATCTGCTGATCGGAACCGGACTGGTTCGAGGCAACAATAAGTCGTGGGCCTCCGACATCATTGATAACCGATGCGCGAACGCCTGGGTTGCTATCTGCGCCGTTTATGCTGCGAACAATATCGATAAGTTTCGATCTATCGCCAACTTGTACATCAAAGCTATTATCGCCAAGCGAAATCTGCAGCTTACCTGGGCCAAACTTCATGTCCTCTGATAGTACATCAGAAGCCACTTTATGGCTCTGGGCAAGCTGCAACACATCGATGGCATATTTGCCAGCGATCGCTTCAGTAGTCGCGGTCGCAGAAACAAGACCTTCATCAGTACTTTCCACTGTTCGCACAGCAAAAGCTTTTTCCTGACGAAAGTTTGTCATCAGGTTTTTCATCGAGTCAAGGGATTCTCTGAGTCTTCCATAGGCACTAATGCTGGTATCGATTCGCGTTCGTTCATTGTCGATTCGTTGCTGTTTAGGTACGCGCTCCGAATCAACAATTTTGCTGACCATGGAATTGATATCCATGCCAGACGAAATCCCCATTGGGCCAAAACTCATTAAATCACCTCAATAATACGACTTAAACCTTCACCTCAAATATTCGACTATTCGAGTTTTGGGCTGCTAGGCGTCTTAGAATTTCAAGCATTTCTTCATCGGGTATTTGGCGAATAATATCACCGGTTGTGGTCTCATAAATGGTCACCACATCCCGACCTGACTCTTCATCGACTTTAAAAGCAACACCCTTATTGAGAGAGGAGATAAACTCATTTACCTTCTCCACCATCTTGACCCGCTCTTCATCATTTAGCTCTTGTCTATCTTGAGCTAATTGAATCACTGCTGCGGTAGCCTCTTCTTTTGATTTATCTACCTTGTCATAAGATGTTGCTTCTTTCAGTCGCGAAGTGCTCGACGCACTACTACCTTCATCGCTTGCAAATTTAATGCCATTGGGTGAGCCATAAGGCTGGATGTTCGATGCGTTGGATGGTATTTCCATAACACTCTCCCTCCCTCCTTTATGAGCCATACAGTAAAACTCTACCAGAGTAGAGTTTACTGCTACTTACCAAAGTAAGTTTAGCCCAATAAGCTTAGAGCTGCTGACGGTGACTGCTTCGCTTGCGCTAAGATAGAAGTACTCGCCTGTTGCAGAATTTGAGACTTCGTCATTGCCGTTGTTTCTTTCGCGTAATCGGTATCTTTGATACGGCTCTTAGATGCATTAACGTTTTCGTTGATGTTGTCTAAGTTGCTGATTGCGTGGTCAAAACGGTTTTGGAAAGCACCAAGAGAAGCACGGTTACTATCAACAGATTTTAGTGCGCCATCAATAATAGAGACTGCTTCGTTTGCACCCGCAACCGATGTTACGTCGATATCGTTAACAGTAACGTCTTTACCAGCACCAATACCTAATTCACCAGCAAGGCTGCCACCGAATTCAACATCGCCTTCAACTTTTTGGCTTGAAGCGAAAAGTTGCAGTTTGCCGCCTTCACCTACAGATGCTTTAACGTCTTGGCTTTGACCATTGATGTAAGTTGCTAGCTCTTCGATGTCGTTGCCTTCCTTCGCAGAAATAGACAATTCTTGTGCTTCACCAAACTTATCGTTGTATTTGATCGTTAAGTCAGCACCAGCACCTACACGCCAAGAAGCATCTTTGCCTTCTTCTACGCTGTAGCTCTTACCACCCATATCTTGAGTGTCAGTACGCATGTTATTCATTGTGAGCATTACGGCTTCACCAGAATCTGCACCGATTTGGAAAGATTGACTGCCGTAAGTACCGTTAAGAAGCTTGTTACCACCAAAAGAGGTCGTTTCAGCGATACGGTTAAGTTCTGTATTTAGAGCAGAAACTTCTTCTTGGATCGCAACACGTTCAGATTTGCTGTTCGAACCGTTTGAAGATTGAAGA is a genomic window containing:
- a CDS encoding sigma-54 dependent transcriptional regulator yields the protein MQGLAKLLVVDDNAQDRHNLSTILEFVGESCEVISSEQARKVDWSLPWAGCIIGSIKGKGFNILLNEQLVHANHIPLLVISKNNYSVDELTNFVGELELPLNYPQLSDALRHCKDFLGRKGGQVVSSARKNTLFRSLVGQSSGIQEVRHLIEQVSSTEANVLILGESGTGKEVVARNIHYHSKRRTGPFVPVNCGAIPADLLESELFGHEKGAFTGAITARKGRFELAEGGTLFLDEIGDMPMAMQVKLLRVLQERCFERVGGNTTIQANVRVIAATHRNLEDMIDDESFREDLYYRLNVFPIEMPALQDRKEDIPLLLQELMTRMEAEGSMPICFTPRAINSLMEHDWPGNVRELANLIERMLILYPNSLVDVNHLPTKYRYSDIPEFQPEFNSFTSEEEQERDALADLFSEDFSFDQQDDIADNANAPQELPAEGVNLKELLADMEVNMISQALEAQGGIVARAADMLGMRRTTLVEKMRKYNLQR
- the fliS gene encoding flagellar export chaperone FliS, with the translated sequence MRGSLQAYKKVSVDSQLTAASPHKIVQMLMAGAIERLIQGKAAMQAGNIPVKGERLGKALDIIISLRSCLSMDDGGDIAKNLDQLYEFMITQISAANHKNDPQPIDDVVGIIREIKSAWDQIPNEYHNLTSTEVGI
- a CDS encoding flagellar protein FliT — its product is MNGQLQELCELDQLIISKLELSEINAEEITQLVDNRDQLLQNVFQLIDSHPDVKQSSEWFEAITRTRKLVELMQSETNRIGKNLHKYRHGAKSVQQYKKFL
- the fliD gene encoding flagellar filament capping protein FliD yields the protein MSFGPMGISSGMDINSMVSKIVDSERVPKQQRIDNERTRIDTSISAYGRLRESLDSMKNLMTNFRQEKAFAVRTVESTDEGLVSATATTEAIAGKYAIDVLQLAQSHKVASDVLSEDMKFGPGKLQISLGDNSFDVQVGDRSKLIDIVRSINGADSNPGVRASVINDVGGPRLIVASNQSGSDQQISINVESDTANPLKKLEYKTLEERVKTLEKARLSAQEILSKPAPGQEVAALDPFSEADKSSLDADGNQIPPQEGGKGNSAQSVSLSYGEQAAADGQAALDAAQAAKSVMPEDNIPGWTETASGTLLDSYYTPELELDEKAIEKAPDVPGWSNAASGTLTDSYVTPKEAQQKLEAEQARIEEKISQEKADLAEKVQKGELTAEQAKKIERAKLEPEEREHLEKVDKAQADLVQAQQAFDAYSGMAEVQAGQDSMVVLDGVAQLSSNNNVIEDAVEGIDITVKGKTPKDKPPAEIGVEYDRNSVRQDIEAFVNSYNQFYQVSKNLAGVDPTTGQKGPLSGDSTVRNADSRLKGVFSSSIEGAPDNLKSLTEFGITTTRQGSLEINYDMLDRQLNNNFDKLGEFFGGNNGFAKKVEDAIQGITGVTGSIRTREKSLVEQNYRLADDQSALDRRMDSLENRTHSKFTAMQDATSKMQSQLGSMMNALG
- the flaG gene encoding flagellar protein FlaG, whose translation is MEIPSNASNIQPYGSPNGIKFASDEGSSASSTSRLKEATSYDKVDKSKEEATAAVIQLAQDRQELNDEERVKMVEKVNEFISSLNKGVAFKVDEESGRDVVTIYETTTGDIIRQIPDEEMLEILRRLAAQNSNSRIFEVKV
- a CDS encoding flagellin, producing the protein MAINVSTNVSAMTAQRYLNSAAEGTQKSMERLSSGYKINSAKDDAAGLQISNRLTSQSRGLDMAVKNANDGISIAQTAEGAMNESTNILQRMRDLSLQSSNGSNSKSERVAIQEEVSALNTELNRIAETTSFGGNKLLNGTYGSQSFQIGADSGEAVMLTMNNMRTDTQDMGGKSYSVEEGKDASWRVGAGADLTIKYNDKFGEAQELSISAKEGNDIEELATYINGQSQDVKASVGEGGKLQLFASSQKVEGDVEFGGSLAGELGIGAGKDVTVNDIDVTSVAGANEAVSIIDGALKSVDSNRASLGAFQNRFDHAISNLDNINENVNASKSRIKDTDYAKETTAMTKSQILQQASTSILAQAKQSPSAALSLLG